CAGCTGGCGTCGCGGCTGGGGCTCGAGGTGCCGCGCGAAGGCGACGACGATCCACGTGCCCAGGCGCGGGAACGCAAGCGTCAGGAAGGGGTCAACCTGCTCGAGCTCGCGGCCAGCTTCTATCGCGAGCGGCTGAAGATGGCCGAGGGGCAGGCGGCGCGGGACTACCTGGCCCGGCGCGGTCTCTCCGAGGAGGTGCAGCGCGACTTCGGCATTGGCTATGCCCCGGACGACTGGGAGGCGCTCAAGCGCCACCTGAGCGCCCGCGACATTGCAGAGGCGGTGCAGGTCGAGTACGGCCTGCTGGTGCAGCGTGAGGAGAGCGGGCGGACCTACGACCGCTTTCGCGACCGGGTCATGTTCCCGATCCGCGACGTGCGCGGGCGTACCATCGCCTTTGGCGGCCGGGTGCTGGGTGATGCCAAGCCCAAGTACCTCAATTCCCCCGAGACGCCGGTGTTCCACAAGGGGCGTGAACTCTACGGGCTATTCGAGGCCAGGCAGGCCAACCCGCGGCTGGAGCGGGTGGTCATCGTCGAGGGCTACATGGACGTGGTGGCGCTGGCCCAGTTCGGCATCCGCAACGCCGTGGCCACCCTCGGCACCTCCACCAGCGAGGAGCACCTGTCACGGCTGTTTCGCATGGTCGATGAAGTGGTGTTCTGCTTCGACGGTGACAAGGCCGGGCGCCAGGCGGCCAGTCGCGCGCTGGAAACCGTGCTGCCGCAGATGATCGACGGGCGCGAGGCGCGCTTCCTGTTCCTGCCCGAAGGCGAGGATCCGGACACGCTGGTGCGCCGCGAAGGACCGGAGGCCTTCGAAGATCGGATCACCTGTGCCAGCCCGTTGTCGGAGTTCCTGTTCGACCAGGCGGCGCGGGGCCGGGACCTGGGGCGAGTCGAGGAGCGCGAGCGTTTCGCCAGCCAGGTGCTCAAGGCCGCGAGCCGCCTGCCGCGGGGCATGCTGCAGACGGTGCTGCTGGGGGAACTCGCGCGGCGCACCGGTGTCGATCCGTCTCGCTTCGAAGCGCTCCTGGCGGTGGACGAGGGGGCGCCGGTCGAGCCGAATGTCGCGCCTGCGGCCGCTCCTGTCGGGCAGGGGATGCCGGGCGATGCGCCGGCCAGGGAGGGCTCGCTGGGACTGGTGGCGCGCGTGCTGCAGCTGCTGGTGCACGAGCCGGCGCTGGTCGACCGCCTGCCCGCCGAGGACGACTGGTGCCCCGAGGGAGAGGGAGATGCCGCGCTATGCCGCGAGCTGGTCCGGCTGTTGCGTGCCGGACGCTACCGCAGCCCCCAGGTGGTGCTGGCCCATTTCCAGGGCAGCGCTCAGGGCGAGCGGTTGGCTCGCCTGGCGCGGCGCGAGATGCTGATTCCCCGCGAGGCGCGAGGCAAGGAGCTGGAGGGGCTGGTCGACTATCTCGTGCGTCATCGCCAGCGCCAGTCGCCGCAGGAGGAGTTCGAGGCACTGCTGGCGAGGGAGCGCGGGGGCGAGCGGCTCTCGCTGGAGGCGAGGCGGCGCCTGCAGGAGTTGCTGGTCGAGCTGGCGCGCTGAGCGGTGGGGTTGTTTTCCCCGCGCTTCACCCCCACACAGGAGTATGGCGGTCAAGGCGCAGACGGCATAACCGTTTAAACTAACACACCTGAGTGTTCGAGCAAATGGGTCGCACTGGCGGGGTCGCGAGGTTTCCCGCTATACTATTGGGCTTCATGAGTTTTCTCCACCCCAGCGCTTCAGGTGCTTCATTCTTCTTCGTCGAGATAGGGTTTCTATGGCTGGAAATGCGCAGCAGCAGTCACGTCTGAAGGAGTTGATCGCGCGTGGCAAGGAACAGGGCTACCTGACCTACGCCGAGGTCAACGACCACCTCCCCGAGGATATTGCCGATCCCGATCAGGTGGAAGACATCATCGGCATGATCAACGACATGGGTATCAGCGTCGTCGAGGAGGCTCCCGACGAAGATACCCTGATGATGTCCGATCACTCCGCCGACGAGTCGGCTGCCGAAGAAGCCGTGGCTGCCCTGGCGGCGGTGGAAAGCGACGTGGGTCGCACCACCGACCCCGTGCGCATGTACATGCGCGAGATGGGCACCGTGGAGCTCTTGACCCGCGAGGGCGAGATCGAGATCGCCAAGCGCATCGAGGAGGGGACGCGCGAGGTGATGTCGGCCCTGGCCTGGCTGCCCGGTGCGGTGGACTCGATTCTCGAGGCCTACGATGCGACCCAGGACGAGGAGGCACCCGGCCGCCTCTCCGACCTCTTTTCCGGCTTCATCGACCCTGACGAAGGCATCCCCGGCGTGGCCGAGGCCGAGCTTCCCGAGGAGGAGATCCGCGCGAGCGACGACGAAGACGACGACGCCGACGACGAAGACGACGACGATAACGACGAGGCGGAAGAGGAGAGCACCGGCGGCCCCGACCCCGAGGAAGCCAAGGCCCGCTTCGAGCAGATCCGCGAGCAGAACGAGCTGGTGCGCGAGGCGATCGCCCAGCATGGGCGGGGCAGCGCGCAGGCCCAGGCCGAGATGGAGCGCCTGGCCGAGCTGTTCTCCCCGATCAAGCTGGTGCCCAAGCACTTCGAGCGCCTCGTCGGTCAGGTGCGGATCAGCGTCGAGCAGGTCCGCGCCCAGGAAAAGACGGTGATGCAGCTGTTCGTCAAGAAGGCGAAGGTACCGCGCAAGAACTTCATCAAGGCGTTTCCGGGCAACGAGTCGCGCCAGGAGTGGGTCGACGAGTTCATCGCCGAGAATGCCAAGTTCGCTGAGCGTCTGGAGCCCCTGCGTGCCGATATCCAGCGCGCCCAGCGCCGGATCGCCTTCGAGGAGGAGATGGTCCAGCTGGCGGTGGCCGAACTCAAGGAGATCAACCGCCGGCTCTCCATCGGCGAGGCCAAGGCGCGCCGTGCCAAGAAGGAGATGGTCGAGGCCAACCTGCGTCTGGTGATCTCCATCGCCAAGAAGTACACCAACCGCGGGCTGCAGTTCCTGGACCTGATCCAGGAGGGCAACATCGGCCTGATGAAAGCGGTCGACAAGTTCGAATACCGCCGCGGCTACAAGTTCTCGACCTATGCCACCTGGTGGATTCGCCAGGCGATCACCCGCTCGATCGCCGACCAGGCGCGCACCATCCGCATTCCGGTGCACATGATCGAGACCATCAACAAGCTCAACCGCGTGTCGCGCCAGATGCTGCAGGAGATGGGTCGCGAACCGACGCCGGAAGAGCTGGGCGAACGCCTCGAGATGCCCGAGGACAAGGTGCGCAAGGTGCTCAAGATCGCCAAGGAGCCGATCTCCATGGAGACGCCCATCGGCGACGATGACGACTCGCACCTGGGTGACTTCATCGAGGACAGCACCATGCAGCTACCGGTCGACCTGGCCACCGGCGAGGGTCTGATCGAGGCCACCCGCAACGTGCTGGGCGGACTCACCGCCCGCGAGGCCAAGGTGCTGCGCATGCGCTTCGGGATCGACATGAACACCGACCACACCCTGGAGGAGGTCGGCAAGCAGTTCGACGTGACCCGCGAGCGAATTCGCCAGATCGAGGCCAAGGCGCTGCGCAAGCTGCGCCATCCGAGCCGTTCTGAGCCGCTGCGCTCGTTCCTCGACGAGTGATTTAAAGCCCCGACAGCCCGGGATGACAGGACGCCCACGGCCGCATGGCTGTGGGCGTCCTGCTTTCGGGCGTTGGCAAGGCGGCAACCGAGGGAGTCGTCGGGCCTCAGGGCAGGGCGCGAGCCTGCTGCCAACGCCGGGTGAGCAGAACCAGCTCGATAACGGCGATCAGCAGCAGGCTGTAGCCGAGCAGTTCGGTGATCTCTTCGGCGGCCTCCTTGAAGGTGCGCAGATAGTGCTCCTCGAGAATGGCCATCCACATTGCGCTGCGCCCGTACAGGCGGGAGAAGACGTAGGTGACGAGAAAGCCGGCGGCGAAGAGGCCGAACGAGAAGCTGTTGCCGTAGGCGACGAACTCGTCCAGGAAGCGTCGGCGCCGCCACAGGGCGAGGGTGAGACAGGGAAGCAGTACCAGGGTGACGAGCGTCTGCCAGGCGCCGTCGAAAAGGTGCCGGTCCAGGTAATAATCCTGCTCGCGAATCAGCGAGGCGACGATCAGCGCCAGCATCAGCAGCGAGACGGTGGGGAGTTCGCGCCTGACCGAAGGCGTCCACAGCAGTAGTGCACTGGCTGACAGCACGGCGCTCTGGCACAGCTCGGTGAAGCCCAGTTCGGCGAAGGAGCGCCTGGCGGGAAGATACAGCGCCTCGTAGTAGATGCCTTGCAAGAACGCAGCGACGAGCAGGATATAGCACACGGCCCGAAGGCAAGCCGCAGCAAAGCTGATAGGCGCCGTGGGCGGCGGCGACAGGGGAGTTCGATGCATGGAGGTTCCGCTGGGGCAGGACAAACAAGATTCGCGCAGAGTGTAGCGTCATCGCGACGGGACCGCCATGGGCAGGCCCTGGCTGCGTTGCGCCTCCTCCACGATCCAGTCGTGTACCGCGGCGACCCGGCGGTCGTCCAAGGCGCCGCTAGTGTGCACGATGCCGTAGCGCTTGCCGGTCGGGATGCGCTGGGGAAAGGGCGCGATCAGGCGGCCGGTCTGCAGTTCGTCGGTGAGCAGGGCCTGCCGCGCAATGGCGACCCCCATGCCCGCCACCGCCGCCTCCATTGCCAGCCGGTGGCGATTGAACGTGTAGCCGCGGCGCACGTTGAGCGGCGGCGCCTCGATGGCATGCAGGTAGTGTTCCCACTCGGCGTAAGGGTGCCCGCCGCGCCAGGCGGTGATGTCGTGCAGCAGCGGGTACCAGGCCAGCTCCTCGGGGCGGGACAGGGCGGGGCGACGGCGCATCAGTGCGGGGGCACAAACGGGAAAGATCACCTCTTCCATCAGCGGCGTGATGGCGAGTCCCGGGTAGTAGCCGTCGTTGAGGTCGATGGCGAGGTCGAACTCGCCCTCGCGTAGCGACAGACTGCTATCCTCGGCGATGACCTGCAGTTCGATGTCGGGGAAGCGCGCCTGCAGTCGCGGCAGCCTCGGCATCAGCCATTTGCTGAGAAACGCCGGCACGCTGCGCAGGCGGATCACGCCGCTCATTACGCCACTGCGCAGGCGCTTTACCTCGAGGCCGACAGACTGGTAGGCCTCGTCGACCACGGCGGCCAGTCGCTTGCCCTCCTCGGTGAGCTCCAGGCGCCGCGGCAGGCGACGGAACAGGCGGAAGCCCAGCCGCTCCTCGAGCTGCTTGATCTGCTGGCTCACCGCACCGGTGGTGACGTGGAGCTCTTCCGCCGCGCGAGTGAAGGAGAGGTGGCGGGCACTGACGGCGAAGACCTTCAGCCAGGCGTGGGTCTGGGCATGCAGGAGTCGGCTCATCGTTTAGTTTTGCTATAGCTCCTAGCAGATATTCTCGTTTGCCGAGGGGCGCTTTCGCCACCAACATAAGGTCAACCGTGCCGTGAAGGCAAATATGTTTTAGCCAGGCTGATGCATGAGTCGCACAAGAGGCGATCGGCCGGCAGCAGACGAGGTGGCATATGGCAATCAGTGTCTTCGACCTGTTCAAGATCGGGATCGGTCCTTCCAGTTCCCATACGGTGGGGCCGATGCGGGCCGCCTACGATTTCGTTCAGGCGCTGCGCGACGAGGACCGCCTCGAGCGGGTGGCGCGAATCGAGATCCGCTTGTACGGTTCGCTGTGCGCCACCGGCAAGGGGCACGGTACCGACCGTGCCGTGGTCATGGGCCTGATGGGTGAGCGCCCCGACCAGATCGATCCGGCCATCGTCACGCCCTGCATCGAGGAGCTGCTCGAAGCGAACACACTGATGCTCGACGGCCGCCTGGCGATCCCCTTCCTGTGGGCGCGCGACATGCAGTGGCACGAGGAGTGCCTGCCCTATCACCCCAATGCCATGACACTGATTGCCCACGGCCACGGCGGCGAACAGTGGCACAACACCTACTATTCGATCGGCGGCGGTTTCGTCGTCGACGAGGCGCAGGCCGAGCGCGGCGAGCTGGACCAGGACACCACTGCGCTGCCTTACGACTTCAACTCGGCGGCCGAACTGCTGGCCCTGTGCCGCATGCACGACATGCGCATCAGTGAGCTGATGCTGGAGAACGAGAAGGCCTGGCGCAGCGAAGCCGAGGTGCGTGACGGGCTGTGGCAGATCTGGCAGGCCATGCGGGCCTGTGTCGATGCCGGGCTCGAACACGAGGGCGTGCTGCCCGGAGGGCTCAACGTCAAGCGGCGTGCCGCGGCGCTGCACCGTCGGCTGCTGGCGGCGCGGGACGACCAGAGCCTGATCGCCTCGACCTTCGGGGCGATGGATTGGGTCAACGTCTTCGCCCTGGCGGTGAACGAGGAGAACGCCGCCGGTGGTCGCATGGTGACCGCGCCGACCAACGGCGCGGCCGGTATCATTCCCGCCGTGCTGCACTACTACATGAAGTTTCAGTCCGGCGCCTGCGAGCGCGACGTGGTCGATTTCCTGCTCGCGGCCGGTGCGGTAGGCATCCTGTGCAAGAAGAACGCTTCCATCTCCGGTGCCGAGGTCGGCTGCCAGGGCGAGGTGGGCTCGGCGTGCGCCATGGCCGCAGCGGGACTGGCGGAAGTCATGGGGGGGAGCGTCGGCCAGGTGGAAAATGCCGCCGAGATCGGCCTGGAGCACAACCTCGGTCTGACCTGCGACCCGGTGGGCGGGCTGGTGCAGGTGCCTTGCATCGAACGTAACGCCATCGCCTCGGTCAAGGCGATCAACGCCGCCCAGATGGCGTTGCGTGGCGATGGCGAGCACTTCATCTCGCTCGACAAGGCGATTCGCACCATGCGCGACACCGGCCGCGACATGCAGGACAAGTACAAGGAAACCTCACGCGGCGGCCTGGCGGTCAACGCCATCGAATGCTGAAAGCGGCAGGGTGGCGCTAGCCGCCCTGTCGAGCCCTGTCTCTCGACGCGATGTCCCGGCGGCATCGCGTTTTTCGTTCGCAAGCTACTGAAGTGCCGGTACCTCTACGCCATTGGTCGAGTTCGACCCTTCGGCTATTGCCCCGCGGGAGTCTCTCCTCTAGCTTACGTTAACGTAAAGGTTAGAAGTCCGGGCGAGGCCAAGCCAGTCTTCGCCTTCACCACAACGACAACAATCAGCATGGATCGCCGCGACGATCCAGAGAGGACGTCTCATGACCCAGGAGTTCATACTGGAAACTCGCGGGTTGACCAAACAGTTCCGCGGCTTTACCGCCGTGGATGACGTCAACCTGCAGGTCCGGGAGGGGCATATTCACGCCTTGATCGGCCCCAATGGCGCCGGCAAGACGACCGTCTTCAATCTTCTTACCAAGTTCCTGCCACCGACACGGGGCGAGATCCTCTACCGCGGCAAGGCGATCACCGGCATGAAGGCCAACGAGATCGCACGCATGGGCATGGTGCGCTCGTTCCAGATATCCGCGGTGTTCGCCCACATGACTGCGCTGGAGAACGTGCGCGTGGCGCTGCAGCGACCAATCGGCACCTCGTTTCACTTCTGGAAGTCCGAGCGAACCCTCGAGCACCTCGACGAGCGGGCGATCGAGCTGCTCGACGAGGTCGGCCTGCGCGACTATGCCGACGTGCTGACCGTGGAGATGCCCTACGGGCGCAAGCGGGCCCTGGAGGTTGCCACCACGCTGGCGATGAACCCGACCCTGATGCTGCTCGACGAGCCGACTCAGGGCATGGGGGCGGAGGACGTCGATCGCATCGTCGAGCTGATTCGCCGGGTGGCCCAGGGTCGCACGGTATTGATGGTCGAACACAACCTCAGCGTGGTGAGCCGTCTTTGCGACCGGATCACCGTGCTGGCGCGCGGCGCGGTGCTGGCGGAGGGCGACTACGAGACGGTGTCCGCCGATCCGCGGGTGAGGGAAGCCTACATGGGCAGCGAGGCTGCGGCCGAGGAGGCCAGCGCATGAACCAGGTCGTCGAACAGCCGACTCGCAGCGACTACCGCGATCACGACGGTGCCGAGATGCTGCGCATCCGTGACCTGCACGCTTTCTACGGTGAGTCCCACATTCTGCATGGGGTCGACATGGAGGTGCGTCGCGGCGAGCTGGTCACCCTGCTGGGTCGCAACGGCGCAGGCCGCAGCACCACGCTCAAGGCGATCATGAGCATGGTCGGCCGGCGTACCGGCTCGATCA
This portion of the Billgrantia sulfidoxydans genome encodes:
- the rpoD gene encoding RNA polymerase sigma factor RpoD → MAGNAQQQSRLKELIARGKEQGYLTYAEVNDHLPEDIADPDQVEDIIGMINDMGISVVEEAPDEDTLMMSDHSADESAAEEAVAALAAVESDVGRTTDPVRMYMREMGTVELLTREGEIEIAKRIEEGTREVMSALAWLPGAVDSILEAYDATQDEEAPGRLSDLFSGFIDPDEGIPGVAEAELPEEEIRASDDEDDDADDEDDDDNDEAEEESTGGPDPEEAKARFEQIREQNELVREAIAQHGRGSAQAQAEMERLAELFSPIKLVPKHFERLVGQVRISVEQVRAQEKTVMQLFVKKAKVPRKNFIKAFPGNESRQEWVDEFIAENAKFAERLEPLRADIQRAQRRIAFEEEMVQLAVAELKEINRRLSIGEAKARRAKKEMVEANLRLVISIAKKYTNRGLQFLDLIQEGNIGLMKAVDKFEYRRGYKFSTYATWWIRQAITRSIADQARTIRIPVHMIETINKLNRVSRQMLQEMGREPTPEELGERLEMPEDKVRKVLKIAKEPISMETPIGDDDDSHLGDFIEDSTMQLPVDLATGEGLIEATRNVLGGLTAREAKVLRMRFGIDMNTDHTLEEVGKQFDVTRERIRQIEAKALRKLRHPSRSEPLRSFLDE
- a CDS encoding ABC transporter ATP-binding protein translates to MTQEFILETRGLTKQFRGFTAVDDVNLQVREGHIHALIGPNGAGKTTVFNLLTKFLPPTRGEILYRGKAITGMKANEIARMGMVRSFQISAVFAHMTALENVRVALQRPIGTSFHFWKSERTLEHLDERAIELLDEVGLRDYADVLTVEMPYGRKRALEVATTLAMNPTLMLLDEPTQGMGAEDVDRIVELIRRVAQGRTVLMVEHNLSVVSRLCDRITVLARGAVLAEGDYETVSADPRVREAYMGSEAAAEEASA
- the dnaG gene encoding DNA primase → MAGQIPQRFIDDLLARVDVVEVVGERVQLKKAGRNYSGLCPFHQEKTPSFTVSADKQFYHCFGCGAHGNALRFLMEYDKLRFPEAVEQLASRLGLEVPREGDDDPRAQARERKRQEGVNLLELAASFYRERLKMAEGQAARDYLARRGLSEEVQRDFGIGYAPDDWEALKRHLSARDIAEAVQVEYGLLVQREESGRTYDRFRDRVMFPIRDVRGRTIAFGGRVLGDAKPKYLNSPETPVFHKGRELYGLFEARQANPRLERVVIVEGYMDVVALAQFGIRNAVATLGTSTSEEHLSRLFRMVDEVVFCFDGDKAGRQAASRALETVLPQMIDGREARFLFLPEGEDPDTLVRREGPEAFEDRITCASPLSEFLFDQAARGRDLGRVEERERFASQVLKAASRLPRGMLQTVLLGELARRTGVDPSRFEALLAVDEGAPVEPNVAPAAAPVGQGMPGDAPAREGSLGLVARVLQLLVHEPALVDRLPAEDDWCPEGEGDAALCRELVRLLRAGRYRSPQVVLAHFQGSAQGERLARLARREMLIPREARGKELEGLVDYLVRHRQRQSPQEEFEALLARERGGERLSLEARRRLQELLVELAR
- a CDS encoding L-serine ammonia-lyase, which produces MAISVFDLFKIGIGPSSSHTVGPMRAAYDFVQALRDEDRLERVARIEIRLYGSLCATGKGHGTDRAVVMGLMGERPDQIDPAIVTPCIEELLEANTLMLDGRLAIPFLWARDMQWHEECLPYHPNAMTLIAHGHGGEQWHNTYYSIGGGFVVDEAQAERGELDQDTTALPYDFNSAAELLALCRMHDMRISELMLENEKAWRSEAEVRDGLWQIWQAMRACVDAGLEHEGVLPGGLNVKRRAAALHRRLLAARDDQSLIASTFGAMDWVNVFALAVNEENAAGGRMVTAPTNGAAGIIPAVLHYYMKFQSGACERDVVDFLLAAGAVGILCKKNASISGAEVGCQGEVGSACAMAAAGLAEVMGGSVGQVENAAEIGLEHNLGLTCDPVGGLVQVPCIERNAIASVKAINAAQMALRGDGEHFISLDKAIRTMRDTGRDMQDKYKETSRGGLAVNAIEC
- a CDS encoding LysR substrate-binding domain-containing protein, which produces MSRLLHAQTHAWLKVFAVSARHLSFTRAAEELHVTTGAVSQQIKQLEERLGFRLFRRLPRRLELTEEGKRLAAVVDEAYQSVGLEVKRLRSGVMSGVIRLRSVPAFLSKWLMPRLPRLQARFPDIELQVIAEDSSLSLREGEFDLAIDLNDGYYPGLAITPLMEEVIFPVCAPALMRRRPALSRPEELAWYPLLHDITAWRGGHPYAEWEHYLHAIEAPPLNVRRGYTFNRHRLAMEAAVAGMGVAIARQALLTDELQTGRLIAPFPQRIPTGKRYGIVHTSGALDDRRVAAVHDWIVEEAQRSQGLPMAVPSR